In Anaerolineales bacterium, a genomic segment contains:
- a CDS encoding serine/threonine protein kinase, which yields MRNAFEGLVLGGYRVGKVIGEGGMGFVFQAILDGSPEIYAIKIMLPEYSGDAEFRSRFKREAALLSQLQHPNIIPVYAVGAHTVSAEQTLLYFIMRLVRGVSLYDLMQKRHFSPIAAWQVLNPIARALDYAHSYNVIHRDIKPGNILIEVVKNEDEPAENQVYLADFGLSKVLDWTKLTQAGISVGTPEYMSPEQVLDELITPASDVYSLTAVLFEMLLGRYPFYDKRPERLAFKHVSEKIPFPTVLSAGFPPALEAVILKGLAKKPEQRYASAGEFSLAYAEAVRTLTPAERRGDYWVGPPAGTT from the coding sequence ATGCGTAATGCATTTGAAGGGCTGGTTTTGGGTGGGTATCGCGTTGGAAAAGTCATCGGGGAAGGGGGGATGGGGTTTGTCTTTCAAGCGATCCTTGATGGATCGCCAGAGATTTACGCGATCAAGATCATGCTCCCCGAATATTCAGGAGACGCCGAATTTCGCAGCCGCTTCAAACGCGAGGCAGCCTTGCTGAGCCAGTTGCAGCATCCGAACATCATCCCTGTTTATGCGGTTGGGGCGCACACAGTAAGCGCAGAGCAGACGTTGTTGTACTTCATCATGCGCTTGGTGCGCGGCGTCTCCCTTTACGATCTGATGCAAAAACGACACTTTTCCCCGATTGCCGCATGGCAAGTCTTGAATCCGATTGCCAGAGCGCTTGATTATGCCCACAGTTACAATGTTATTCACCGCGACATCAAACCGGGAAATATCCTCATCGAGGTTGTCAAAAACGAGGACGAACCCGCCGAAAATCAGGTCTACCTTGCCGATTTCGGGTTGAGCAAAGTCTTGGACTGGACGAAACTGACCCAAGCCGGAATCAGCGTGGGGACGCCGGAATATATGTCCCCCGAACAAGTCCTTGACGAACTGATCACGCCCGCCTCTGATGTCTATTCCCTGACCGCCGTCCTGTTCGAGATGCTCTTGGGGCGCTACCCCTTCTATGACAAGCGCCCAGAACGGCTTGCCTTCAAGCATGTCAGCGAAAAAATTCCCTTTCCAACCGTGCTTAGCGCCGGGTTTCCGCCAGCACTGGAGGCAGTGATCCTGAAGGGGCTGGCAAAAAAGCCGGAGCAGCGTTACGCCTCGGCGGGAGAATTCAGCCTTGCCTATGCCGAGGCGGTGCGGACGCTGACTCCAGCCGAACGACGCGGGGATTATTGGGTCGGTCCGCCAGCGGGAACGACATAG